From one Thalassobaculum sp. OXR-137 genomic stretch:
- a CDS encoding dihydroxy-acid dehydratase produces MTNDETPKGLGRGLTNYGDNEFSLYLRRSMASSMGYSREMLDKPVVGICSSGSGFNNCHRLMPELVEATKRGVLAAGGLPIEFPTISLGETFLNPTSLMYRNLMSMDVEEMIRAQPMDAVVVIGGCDKTLPAQLMGAANAEVPVVYCAVGPMLTSPYDGERLGACTDCRRFWGKYRAGEVSDEGIKRIEGSLATTAGTCAVMGTASTMACIAEALGMTLPGTASIPGVHADRLRAAEASGVRAMELALAKGDDRLLPRDIITEKSVENALRVLLAIGGSTNAIVHLTAIAGRLGIPVDLNRLNVMSDETPVLVDLKPTGAHYMEDLFAAGGLVGVLHALRPLLHLDTVSVTGETLGDRLDADKTWIDHNIVRTFEEPFQDKGGLVALFGSLAPRGAILKRSAADPTLFEKEGRAVVFSSLADLAARIDDPDLDVNPDDFLVLQNAGPKSPAAMPEAGYLPIPKKLARAGVKDMVRISDARMSGTAFGTIVLHVTPEAADGGPLGVVRTGDRIRISVENRSIDLLVDDAEIAKRLEEIKPETVQPTHKRGYRNLYMNTVTQADQGVDFDFLVWKD; encoded by the coding sequence ATGACCAATGACGAAACGCCCAAGGGCCTCGGACGCGGCCTGACCAACTACGGCGACAACGAGTTCAGCCTCTACCTGCGGCGCTCCATGGCCTCGTCCATGGGCTACAGCCGCGAGATGCTGGACAAGCCCGTGGTCGGGATCTGCTCCTCGGGGAGCGGCTTCAACAACTGCCACCGGCTGATGCCGGAACTGGTCGAGGCCACCAAGCGCGGGGTGCTCGCCGCCGGCGGCCTGCCGATCGAGTTCCCGACGATCTCCCTGGGCGAGACCTTCCTGAACCCGACCTCCCTGATGTACCGCAACCTGATGAGCATGGACGTGGAGGAGATGATCCGCGCCCAGCCGATGGACGCGGTCGTGGTGATCGGCGGCTGCGACAAGACCCTGCCGGCCCAGCTCATGGGGGCGGCCAACGCGGAAGTCCCGGTGGTCTACTGCGCCGTCGGCCCGATGCTGACCTCGCCCTATGACGGCGAGCGCCTGGGCGCGTGCACCGACTGCCGCCGGTTCTGGGGCAAGTACCGCGCCGGCGAGGTGTCGGACGAGGGCATCAAGCGGATCGAGGGCAGCCTCGCCACCACCGCCGGCACCTGCGCCGTCATGGGCACGGCCAGCACCATGGCCTGCATCGCCGAGGCCCTGGGCATGACCCTGCCGGGCACCGCTTCCATCCCGGGGGTCCATGCCGACCGCCTGCGCGCCGCCGAGGCATCGGGCGTGCGCGCCATGGAACTGGCGCTCGCCAAGGGCGACGACCGGCTGCTGCCGCGCGACATCATCACCGAGAAGTCGGTGGAGAATGCCCTGCGCGTTCTGCTCGCCATCGGCGGGTCGACCAACGCCATCGTCCACCTGACCGCCATCGCCGGCCGTCTCGGCATCCCCGTCGATCTCAACCGGCTGAACGTGATGTCGGACGAGACCCCGGTGCTGGTCGACCTGAAGCCGACGGGTGCGCATTACATGGAGGACCTGTTCGCCGCCGGCGGGCTGGTCGGCGTGCTCCACGCCCTGCGGCCGCTGCTGCATCTGGACACGGTGAGCGTCACCGGCGAGACCCTGGGCGACCGGCTGGATGCGGACAAGACCTGGATCGACCACAACATCGTGCGCACCTTCGAGGAGCCGTTCCAGGACAAGGGCGGCCTGGTCGCCCTGTTCGGCTCGCTCGCCCCGCGCGGCGCGATCCTCAAGCGCTCGGCGGCCGATCCGACCCTGTTCGAGAAGGAAGGCCGGGCGGTGGTGTTCTCCAGCCTGGCGGACCTGGCGGCGCGGATCGACGATCCCGACCTGGACGTCAATCCCGACGACTTCCTGGTGCTGCAGAATGCCGGCCCGAAGAGCCCGGCGGCGATGCCGGAGGCGGGCTACCTGCCGATCCCGAAGAAGCTGGCCCGCGCCGGGGTGAAGGACATGGTCCGCATCTCCGACGCCCGCATGAGCGGCACGGCCTTCGGCACCATCGTCCTGCACGTCACCCCGGAAGCCGCCGATGGCGGCCCGCTCGGCGTGGTGCGCACCGGGGACCGCATCCGGATCTCGGTGGAGAACCGCTCCATCGACCTGCTGGTGGACGACGCGGAGATCGCGAAGCGCCTGGAGGAGATCAAGCCGGAGACGGTGCAGCCGACCCACAAGCGCGGCTATCGGAACCTATACATGAACACGGTCACCCAGGCCGATCAGGGCGTCGATTTCGACTTCCTGGTCTGGAAGGACTGA
- a CDS encoding DUF1194 domain-containing protein yields MQVQTGSPIEVDLELVFASDGSGSIDDEELRFQRQGYAAALADQRVQDVIAAGPLGRIAVAFVEWGAPESQHTIVDWTVIAGRDDALAWGAKLLAAPRAAYGYNSISEAIAYSADLIRTNDIQGARKVIDLSGDGPQIGGRPLALIRSMAVADGITINGLVVANRNVRTGPSGEPLEEHYEMDVIGGLGAFVVVATEERGFTQTVLAKMVREIADARPTGAATQFAQDTPDER; encoded by the coding sequence GTGCAGGTCCAGACCGGGTCCCCGATCGAGGTCGATCTGGAACTGGTTTTCGCCTCGGACGGGTCGGGATCGATCGACGACGAGGAGCTCCGTTTCCAGCGTCAGGGCTATGCCGCGGCCCTTGCCGACCAGCGGGTGCAGGACGTGATCGCCGCCGGTCCGCTCGGCCGGATCGCGGTGGCCTTCGTGGAATGGGGCGCGCCGGAGAGCCAGCACACCATCGTCGACTGGACCGTCATCGCCGGCCGCGACGACGCCCTGGCTTGGGGCGCGAAGCTGCTGGCGGCCCCTCGGGCGGCCTATGGCTACAACTCGATCAGCGAGGCCATCGCCTATTCCGCCGACCTGATCCGCACCAACGACATTCAGGGTGCCCGCAAGGTGATCGACCTGTCCGGCGACGGCCCGCAGATCGGCGGCCGGCCGCTCGCCCTGATCCGCTCGATGGCCGTCGCCGACGGCATCACCATCAACGGGCTGGTCGTCGCCAACCGCAATGTGCGCACCGGGCCGAGCGGCGAGCCGCTGGAGGAGCATTACGAGATGGACGTGATCGGCGGACTCGGCGCCTTCGTCGTGGTGGCGACCGAAGAGAGGGGCTTTACCCAGACCGTGCTGGCGAAGATGGTGCGGGAGATCGCCGACGCCCGGCCGACGGGTGCGGCGACGCAATTTGCCCAGGACACGCCGGATGAGCGCTGA
- a CDS encoding LysR family transcriptional regulator, with protein MSGGASGHMGSGSMNWDDLRYFLAVAAEGSLSAAARTLRVNPATVSRHIDALEARFEVRLFDRRQDGYGLTEAGEKLAGRARAIETEMFGLARAFDAEDRGLTGTVAVTSTESLIVPFLIRNLPLLQDRHPGIRLQVVNEYRFLNLSRREADVAIRMARPEQGDLVIRRIGTLGFGLYASSAYLETHGMPAAPGDLAGHAVIDWLDGFPENAPVSWLRQQMGGRPPAFATNPASARLAAARAGIGIALVPCMVGDEARDVVRVLPGTEIPGVDLWLLVHRDLSKLARIRAVLDFIHERAQAEADRIAGRTAPRS; from the coding sequence ATGTCCGGCGGCGCGTCTGGCCACATGGGCTCTGGCAGCATGAACTGGGACGACCTGCGCTACTTCCTGGCGGTGGCGGCGGAGGGCAGCCTGTCGGCGGCGGCGCGGACCCTGCGGGTCAACCCGGCCACGGTTAGCCGTCACATCGACGCGCTGGAGGCCCGGTTCGAGGTTCGGCTGTTCGACCGGCGCCAGGACGGCTACGGCCTCACCGAGGCGGGCGAGAAGCTGGCGGGTCGCGCCCGTGCCATCGAGACCGAGATGTTCGGCCTCGCCCGCGCCTTCGACGCCGAGGACCGGGGGCTGACCGGCACGGTGGCCGTGACCTCCACCGAGTCCCTCATCGTCCCGTTTCTCATCCGTAACCTGCCGCTGCTGCAGGATCGCCACCCGGGCATCCGGCTGCAGGTCGTCAACGAGTACCGCTTCCTCAACCTGTCGCGCCGCGAGGCGGACGTCGCCATCCGCATGGCCCGGCCGGAGCAGGGCGACCTGGTGATCCGCCGCATCGGCACGCTCGGCTTCGGCCTGTACGCGTCGTCCGCCTATCTGGAGACCCATGGAATGCCGGCCGCGCCCGGCGATCTGGCCGGACACGCGGTGATCGACTGGCTGGACGGGTTTCCGGAGAACGCGCCGGTGAGCTGGCTGCGTCAGCAGATGGGCGGGCGGCCGCCGGCCTTCGCCACCAATCCGGCCAGCGCCCGCCTCGCCGCCGCCCGGGCGGGGATCGGCATCGCCCTGGTGCCCTGCATGGTGGGCGACGAAGCCCGCGATGTCGTCCGGGTGCTGCCCGGCACCGAGATCCCCGGCGTGGACCTCTGGCTGCTGGTCCACCGCGACCTGTCGAAGCTAGCGCGGATCCGCGCGGTGCTGGACTTCATCCACGAGCGCGCCCAGGCCGAGGCCGACCGGATCGCCGGCAGGACCGCGCCCCGATCCTGA
- a CDS encoding SDR family oxidoreductase has translation MTQLSSFPASGTAVVVGASGGIGAALLSAIDASGRFERTIGLSRRGDPPLDLLDEASIAAAADRLRDADAAPRLIVDATGFLHDDRFQPEKSWRQLDPEHLARAFALNATGPALLMKHFLPLLPRAGKAVFATLSARVGSISDNRIGGWYAYRASKAALNQLVRCAAIELGRTHREAVCVALHPGTVDTGLSAPFAKAGLEVRPPETAAAELLAVVDGLTPARSGELVDQKGETVGF, from the coding sequence ATGACACAGCTTTCCTCCTTCCCCGCCTCGGGGACGGCCGTGGTCGTCGGCGCGTCCGGCGGCATCGGCGCCGCCCTTCTGTCCGCGATCGATGCCAGCGGCCGCTTCGAGCGCACGATCGGCCTGTCCCGGCGCGGCGACCCACCGCTCGACCTGCTGGACGAGGCGTCGATCGCCGCCGCCGCCGACCGCCTGCGGGACGCCGACGCCGCGCCCCGGCTGATCGTCGACGCCACCGGGTTCCTGCACGACGACCGGTTCCAGCCGGAGAAATCCTGGCGCCAGCTCGACCCCGAACACCTCGCCCGCGCCTTCGCCCTGAACGCCACCGGCCCGGCCCTGCTGATGAAGCATTTCCTGCCGCTGCTGCCGCGCGCGGGCAAGGCGGTGTTCGCCACCCTGTCGGCCCGGGTCGGCTCGATCTCGGACAACCGGATCGGCGGCTGGTACGCCTACCGCGCGTCGAAGGCGGCGCTGAACCAGCTCGTGCGCTGTGCGGCGATCGAACTGGGGCGGACGCACCGGGAGGCGGTCTGCGTCGCCCTGCATCCCGGCACGGTCGACACCGGCCTGTCGGCCCCCTTCGCCAAGGCCGGGCTGGAGGTCCGCCCGCCGGAAACCGCAGCGGCCGAACTGCTGGCGGTTGTCGACGGGCTCACCCCTGCGCGCAGCGGGGAACTGGTGGACCAGAAGGGCGAGACGGTGGGGTTCTGA
- a CDS encoding sulfurtransferase TusA family protein: MSADEPIAKSLDVRGLKCPLPVLKARKTIGQVEIGALLEVLVTDPAAVLDFRHYARQSGHELVAAEEGEVLRFVLRRTS; the protein is encoded by the coding sequence ATGAGCGCTGACGAACCGATTGCCAAATCCCTCGACGTGCGCGGCCTGAAATGTCCGCTGCCGGTGCTGAAGGCGCGCAAGACGATCGGACAGGTCGAGATCGGGGCGCTGCTGGAGGTGCTGGTCACCGATCCGGCGGCGGTGCTGGATTTCCGCCACTACGCCCGCCAATCCGGCCACGAACTGGTCGCGGCGGAGGAGGGCGAGGTCCTACGCTTCGTCCTGCGCCGCACGAGCTGA
- a CDS encoding amidase, translating into MTGATRYDPRQFKALTWFDATDAFAKGSDTPRDYLERCLETVDAREPVVKAFAALNRESAREAADASTARWKDGKPLSPIDGMPVGIKDLLETKDMPTQLGCEAMTGNFPKNDNAAVWALRQAGAVIFGKTVTAELGGNHPGPTTNPFDPARTPGGSSSGSAAAVGAGFMPAAIGSQVGGSIIRPAAFCGNFALKPSQGGIHRGERQATSMSTHGPHAGSIEDMWQVAIEVASRCGGDPGRAGLQGPKTTPQAIRPSRLILLETDGWARTDADSHKAMAGLLDRLQAAGVEILQRGDHPLIESLEQSLVGAGDLANTITAWENRWTLRNLIDNKGEGVSERIKARIGAVEALSPDDYRQLLWRREGLRAAWRALGPVADAFLTFSCPGPAPLWPGDIPGQPLAKQPTGDAVFNTPSSLAGAPAVTMPMLAVNGLPVGVQVMGQEGDDARMTGLARWISGTLDPVIVG; encoded by the coding sequence ATGACCGGCGCCACGCGCTATGACCCCCGTCAGTTCAAGGCCCTGACCTGGTTCGACGCGACCGACGCCTTCGCCAAGGGCAGCGACACGCCGCGCGACTATCTGGAGCGCTGCCTGGAGACGGTCGACGCCCGCGAGCCGGTGGTGAAGGCCTTCGCCGCGCTGAACCGGGAGAGCGCGCGCGAGGCCGCCGACGCCAGCACCGCGCGCTGGAAGGACGGCAAGCCGCTGTCTCCCATCGACGGCATGCCGGTCGGCATCAAGGACCTGCTGGAAACCAAGGACATGCCCACGCAGCTCGGCTGCGAGGCGATGACCGGGAACTTTCCCAAGAACGACAACGCGGCCGTCTGGGCGCTGCGCCAGGCCGGCGCGGTGATTTTCGGCAAGACCGTGACGGCGGAGCTGGGCGGCAACCATCCGGGGCCGACCACCAACCCGTTCGATCCGGCGCGTACGCCGGGCGGATCGTCCTCCGGCTCGGCGGCGGCGGTGGGCGCGGGCTTCATGCCGGCGGCCATCGGCTCCCAGGTCGGCGGCTCGATCATCCGGCCGGCGGCGTTCTGCGGCAACTTCGCCCTGAAGCCGAGCCAGGGCGGCATCCATCGCGGCGAGCGCCAGGCCACCTCCATGAGCACCCACGGCCCCCATGCCGGCTCGATCGAGGACATGTGGCAGGTCGCCATCGAGGTGGCGAGCCGCTGCGGCGGCGATCCGGGCCGCGCCGGCCTCCAGGGGCCGAAGACCACTCCGCAGGCGATCAGGCCGAGCCGGCTGATCCTGCTGGAGACCGACGGCTGGGCGCGCACCGATGCGGACAGCCACAAGGCGATGGCGGGCCTGCTGGACCGGCTGCAGGCGGCCGGGGTGGAGATCCTGCAGCGCGGCGATCATCCGCTGATCGAGAGCCTGGAGCAGTCCCTGGTGGGGGCCGGCGACCTCGCCAACACCATCACCGCCTGGGAGAACCGCTGGACCCTGCGCAACCTGATCGACAACAAGGGCGAGGGGGTGAGCGAGCGGATCAAGGCGCGCATCGGCGCGGTGGAGGCGTTGAGCCCGGACGACTACCGCCAGCTCCTGTGGCGCCGCGAGGGACTGCGCGCCGCCTGGCGGGCGCTCGGTCCGGTCGCCGACGCGTTCCTGACCTTCTCCTGCCCGGGTCCGGCGCCGCTGTGGCCGGGCGACATCCCGGGTCAGCCGCTCGCCAAGCAGCCGACCGGCGATGCGGTGTTCAACACGCCGAGCTCGCTCGCCGGCGCGCCGGCGGTGACCATGCCGATGCTGGCGGTGAACGGGTTGCCGGTGGGCGTCCAGGTGATGGGCCAGGAGGGCGACGACGCCCGCATGACTGGCCTGGCACGCTGGATCAGCGGCACCCTCGATCCGGTGATCGTGGGATAG
- a CDS encoding DUF3237 domain-containing protein: MSEIQTEFVMELKLSVDLPLAAIGNTQYGDRRIARVKGGTFEGPNLKGTVRDGGGDWILNRTDGVTQLDVRLILDTEDGTPIYMTYKGLRHGPKEVMDRIAAGQPVDPSELYFRTAPFFETAADGPYAWMNRAVFVSTGDRKPEGPVYRVFKVL; this comes from the coding sequence ATGTCCGAGATCCAGACCGAATTCGTGATGGAGCTGAAGCTCAGCGTCGACCTGCCGCTGGCGGCGATCGGCAATACCCAGTACGGCGACCGGCGCATCGCGCGGGTCAAGGGCGGCACCTTCGAGGGGCCGAACCTCAAGGGCACCGTGCGCGACGGCGGCGGCGACTGGATCCTCAACCGGACCGACGGGGTCACCCAGCTCGACGTGCGGCTGATCCTCGACACCGAGGACGGCACGCCGATCTACATGACCTACAAGGGCCTGCGCCACGGCCCCAAGGAGGTCATGGACCGGATCGCCGCCGGCCAGCCGGTGGATCCCTCGGAGCTGTATTTCCGCACCGCGCCGTTCTTCGAGACCGCCGCCGACGGCCCCTATGCCTGGATGAACAGGGCGGTGTTCGTGTCCACCGGCGACCGCAAGCCGGAAGGGCCGGTCTACCGGGTGTTCAAGGTTCTCTGA